One Streptomyces sp. P9-A2 DNA window includes the following coding sequences:
- a CDS encoding FAD-dependent oxidoreductase: protein MNRSQEAGETGHRTPVLIVGGSLVGLSMSVFLGRLGVPHTLVERHTGTSIHPRGRGNNVRTMELFRVAQVEQQIREVASVLADNHGIMQTPSLADGDGEWLFKEIDPGGGLARFSPAGWCQCSQNDLEPVLLAHARELGCDLRFATELMSFDQDGDGVTARVKSRETGEHTTIRADYLVAADGPRSPVRERLGIGQSGPGDLFHNVSLTFSSRGLADVVGDRRFIVCYLTNPEADGALLPVDNAENWVFHAPWHPEHGETIEEFTDERCVAHIRRAIGVPDLDVKITGRAAWHAAERVAERYTDRRVFLAGDSAHEMSPTGAFGSNTGIQDAHNLAWKLAAVHGGWAGPGLLESYEAERRPVAEATSARASNRSVEHSHPGYTPAAGAGSKGPKGGILNVALGYRYPQGAVVGGDPAAPVVPEGLRLTGEPGTRAPHLWLDRDGVRISTLDLYERSLVLLTGESGDAAWHTAAAQAAQHLRVPLDAYRIGTGPAADLTPDDGVDWAQAHGVTGDGAVLVRPDGFVAWRSEGAVEDPATVLRKAVTDILARERD from the coding sequence ATGAACCGATCGCAAGAGGCCGGCGAGACCGGTCACCGCACGCCCGTCCTCATCGTGGGCGGCTCCCTCGTGGGCCTGTCGATGTCCGTGTTCCTGGGGCGTCTGGGCGTGCCGCACACGCTCGTCGAACGTCACACGGGCACGTCGATCCACCCGCGCGGGCGCGGCAACAACGTGCGCACCATGGAGCTGTTCCGGGTGGCCCAGGTGGAGCAGCAGATCAGGGAGGTCGCGTCGGTCCTGGCGGACAACCACGGCATCATGCAGACGCCGAGTCTGGCGGACGGCGACGGCGAGTGGCTGTTCAAGGAGATCGACCCCGGGGGCGGGCTGGCCCGGTTCAGTCCCGCCGGGTGGTGCCAGTGCAGCCAGAACGACCTCGAGCCGGTGCTGCTGGCCCACGCCCGCGAACTCGGCTGCGATCTGCGGTTCGCGACCGAGCTGATGTCGTTCGACCAGGACGGCGACGGGGTGACGGCACGGGTCAAGAGCCGGGAGACCGGCGAGCACACCACCATCCGCGCCGACTACCTGGTCGCCGCGGACGGCCCGCGCAGCCCCGTGCGGGAGCGGCTCGGCATCGGGCAGAGCGGTCCGGGGGACCTGTTCCACAACGTGAGCCTCACCTTCTCCTCACGCGGCCTCGCGGATGTCGTCGGAGACCGGCGGTTCATCGTCTGCTACCTGACGAACCCGGAGGCCGACGGGGCGCTGCTGCCCGTCGACAACGCCGAGAACTGGGTGTTCCACGCCCCCTGGCACCCCGAACACGGCGAGACGATCGAGGAGTTCACCGACGAGCGGTGCGTCGCCCACATCCGGCGGGCGATCGGCGTGCCGGACCTCGACGTCAAGATCACCGGCCGGGCGGCCTGGCACGCCGCGGAGCGGGTCGCCGAGAGGTACACCGACCGCCGGGTGTTCCTCGCCGGCGACTCGGCCCACGAGATGTCGCCCACCGGGGCGTTCGGCTCCAACACCGGCATCCAGGACGCGCACAACCTCGCCTGGAAGCTGGCCGCCGTCCACGGCGGCTGGGCGGGCCCCGGACTGCTGGAGTCCTACGAAGCCGAGCGCCGACCGGTCGCCGAGGCGACCAGCGCCCGCGCCTCGAACCGTTCGGTCGAGCACAGCCACCCCGGCTACACGCCCGCGGCGGGCGCCGGCAGCAAGGGCCCGAAGGGCGGAATCCTCAACGTGGCGCTGGGCTACCGCTACCCGCAGGGCGCGGTCGTCGGCGGCGATCCGGCGGCACCGGTCGTCCCGGAGGGCCTGCGGCTGACGGGGGAGCCGGGCACCCGGGCCCCCCACCTGTGGCTGGACCGCGACGGCGTCCGCATCTCCACCCTCGACCTGTACGAGCGGTCCCTGGTGCTGCTGACCGGCGAGTCCGGCGACGCCGCCTGGCACACCGCCGCGGCGCAGGCGGCGCAGCACCTGCGGGTGCCCCTCGACGCCTACCGGATCGGCACCGGCCCCGCCGCGGACCTGACGCCGGACGACGGCGTCGACTGGGCACAGGCCCACGGCGTCACCGGGGACGGCGCGGTACTGGTCCGCCCCGACGGATTCGTGGCGTGGCGCTCGGAAGGGGCCGTGGAGGATCCCGCGACGGTGCTGCGGAAGGCCGTCACGGACATCCTGGCCCGGGAACGGGACTGA
- a CDS encoding beta-galactosidase, which translates to MPETTPLGLTGLAFGGDYNPEQWPESVWTEDVRLMREAGVTMVSVGIFSWALLEPEPGVHDFGWLDRVLDLLHENGIRADLGTPTVVPPVWFYRAHPDALPVTAEGVRYEFGSRGAICHSNPDYRAAAADITTRLAERYGSHPALAMWHVHNEYGVPVSACYCDGCAAHFRRWLARTYGTVEAVNDAWGTAFWGQRYADFEQINPPRVTPTVGNPAQALDYRRFADATVRENFTAERDILHRLSPGVPVTTNFMTALSQCDSMDYWAWGREVDFVTNDHYLITDGRRTHVNLAMSADLTRSVAGGAPWLLLEHSTSGVNWQPRNPAKAPGQMARNSLAHVARGSEGAMFFQWRQSRRGAEKFHSAMLPHGGTDTRVWREVVELGANTDALAPLRGTRTEADVAVLWDWHSWWAQNLDWRPTEDHDARERADAFYEALYDRHLTVDFAHPEADLSRYPLVVVPALYLMTEAAGNNLREYVENGGTLVVSYFSGIVDEHDAVHEGAHPGALRDVLGLTVEEFSPLDAGARVRLTGPDGSELGGDVWSEFVVPRGAETVWTYADGLTAGHPAVTRHRLGEGSAWYVSTRLGAEGLDTLLGRAVEDTGITPRADLPLDVEVVRRTGESGTFLFVINHTAGDTKVPLDAPGTELLTGERAAGRLAVPAGAVRVVRLDG; encoded by the coding sequence ATGCCGGAGACCACCCCCCTGGGCCTCACCGGGCTCGCCTTCGGTGGGGACTACAACCCCGAGCAGTGGCCGGAAAGCGTCTGGACCGAGGACGTCCGGCTGATGCGTGAGGCCGGCGTCACCATGGTGAGCGTCGGCATCTTCTCCTGGGCCCTGCTCGAACCCGAGCCCGGCGTCCACGACTTCGGCTGGCTCGACCGCGTCCTGGACCTGCTGCACGAGAACGGCATCCGCGCCGACCTCGGCACGCCCACCGTCGTGCCGCCCGTCTGGTTCTACCGGGCCCACCCCGACGCGCTGCCGGTGACCGCGGAAGGGGTGCGCTACGAGTTCGGCTCGCGCGGAGCCATCTGCCACAGCAACCCCGACTACCGGGCCGCCGCCGCGGACATCACCACCAGGCTCGCCGAGCGGTACGGGAGCCATCCCGCGCTCGCGATGTGGCACGTCCACAACGAGTACGGCGTCCCCGTCTCCGCCTGCTACTGCGACGGGTGCGCCGCGCACTTCCGCCGTTGGCTCGCACGGACCTACGGCACCGTCGAGGCCGTCAACGACGCCTGGGGCACCGCCTTCTGGGGCCAGCGCTACGCGGACTTCGAACAGATCAATCCGCCGCGGGTCACCCCGACGGTCGGCAACCCGGCCCAGGCACTGGACTACCGGCGGTTCGCCGACGCGACCGTGCGGGAGAACTTCACCGCCGAGCGGGACATCCTGCACCGCCTCTCGCCCGGCGTCCCGGTCACCACCAACTTCATGACCGCCCTCAGCCAGTGCGACTCCATGGACTACTGGGCCTGGGGCCGCGAGGTCGACTTCGTCACCAACGACCACTACCTGATCACCGACGGCCGCCGCACCCACGTGAACCTGGCGATGTCCGCCGACCTCACCCGCTCCGTCGCCGGCGGCGCCCCCTGGCTGCTGCTCGAGCACTCCACCTCGGGCGTCAACTGGCAGCCCCGCAACCCCGCCAAGGCACCCGGCCAGATGGCCCGCAACTCCCTCGCGCACGTGGCCCGCGGCTCCGAGGGCGCCATGTTCTTCCAGTGGCGCCAGTCCAGGCGCGGCGCCGAGAAGTTCCACTCGGCGATGCTCCCGCACGGCGGCACCGACACCCGCGTCTGGCGTGAGGTCGTCGAACTCGGCGCGAACACCGACGCGTTGGCACCTCTGCGGGGCACCCGCACCGAGGCCGACGTCGCCGTGCTGTGGGACTGGCACTCCTGGTGGGCGCAGAACCTCGACTGGCGTCCCACCGAGGACCACGACGCCCGCGAACGCGCCGACGCCTTCTACGAGGCGCTCTACGACCGCCACCTCACCGTCGACTTCGCCCACCCGGAGGCCGACCTGTCGCGCTACCCCCTGGTCGTCGTCCCCGCCCTGTATCTGATGACCGAGGCGGCGGGAAACAACCTCAGGGAGTACGTCGAGAACGGCGGCACCCTGGTCGTCTCGTACTTCTCCGGCATCGTCGACGAACACGACGCCGTGCACGAGGGTGCCCACCCGGGGGCCCTGCGGGACGTCCTCGGCCTGACCGTCGAGGAGTTCTCGCCGCTCGACGCCGGCGCCCGGGTACGCCTGACCGGCCCCGACGGCTCCGAACTCGGCGGCGACGTGTGGTCCGAGTTCGTGGTGCCGCGCGGCGCGGAGACCGTCTGGACCTACGCCGACGGCCTCACCGCCGGCCACCCCGCCGTCACCCGCCACCGCCTCGGCGAGGGCAGCGCCTGGTACGTCTCCACCCGCCTGGGCGCCGAAGGGCTGGACACCCTGCTCGGCCGGGCCGTCGAGGACACCGGGATCACCCCGCGCGCCGACCTGCCCCTCGACGTCGAAGTGGTGCGCCGCACCGGGGAGTCCGGCACCTTCCTGTTCGTGATCAACCACACCGCCGGCGACACCAAGGTGCCGCTGGACGCCCCCGGCACCGAACTGCTGACGGGCGAACGCGCCGCGGGCCGCCTGGCGGTCCCGGCCGGAGCCGTCCGGGTCGTCCGACTCGACGGCTGA
- a CDS encoding SseB family protein: protein METPAHENNAPMSAQRALDALTDNTQDTAALDALADSDVLIPVPDDAGDEAVDPGAVALPVMEQPDGIQVVPVFTSELEMSGLLPFVSRYRLVPLGALAAQWPADELSLTIDGSSEHRLTLTSEGVRTLLARP, encoded by the coding sequence ATGGAGACACCCGCGCACGAGAACAATGCCCCCATGTCCGCCCAGCGGGCTCTGGACGCTCTGACCGACAACACCCAGGACACGGCGGCGCTGGACGCCCTCGCCGACAGTGATGTACTGATTCCCGTGCCCGACGACGCGGGTGACGAGGCCGTCGACCCCGGCGCGGTCGCGCTGCCGGTGATGGAGCAGCCGGACGGCATCCAGGTGGTGCCGGTCTTCACCTCGGAACTGGAGATGTCGGGGCTGCTGCCGTTCGTCTCCCGCTACCGGCTGGTGCCGCTCGGGGCGCTGGCCGCGCAGTGGCCGGCCGACGAACTGTCCCTCACCATCGACGGCAGCTCGGAGCACCGCCTGACATTGACCTCCGAAGGGGTGCGTACCCTGCTGGCCCGCCCCTAG
- a CDS encoding MarR family winged helix-turn-helix transcriptional regulator: MAVETAGIRLEERWREILSVHARTLGEIDRALHPHGLGASDFEVLDLLATASPEKGEHCRVQDLGGRVHLSQSALSRLIARLEKDGLVTRSLCVEDRRGVYVTLTRKGRDLHAEALPLQRAALARTLGE; encoded by the coding sequence ATGGCAGTGGAGACGGCCGGCATCCGGCTCGAGGAGCGATGGCGGGAGATTCTGTCGGTGCACGCGCGCACCCTCGGTGAGATCGACCGCGCGCTGCATCCGCACGGCCTGGGCGCCTCCGACTTCGAGGTGCTCGACCTGCTCGCGACCGCGTCGCCCGAGAAGGGCGAGCACTGCAGGGTGCAGGATCTGGGCGGGCGCGTCCACCTCAGCCAGAGCGCGCTGTCCCGCCTCATCGCCCGACTGGAGAAGGACGGCCTGGTCACCCGCAGCCTCTGCGTGGAGGACCGACGGGGCGTCTATGTCACGCTCACCCGTAAGGGCCGCGACCTGCACGCCGAGGCACTGCCGCTCCAGCGCGCGGCCCTGGCCCGCACGCTGGGCGAGTAG
- a CDS encoding carbohydrate ABC transporter permease, with the protein MTSPARGKAYGVEGAPYARPSRTSALRRTRSAPFLFLIPATVLFLLFFALPIGYAIWLSFRKVRVSGLGLGAGARKEVWAGLENYTAALSDSELLDGALRVLGYGCIVVPVMLGLALVFALTLDSERVRLAPFTRLAIFLPYAIPGVIAALLWGFLYLPDVSPFYFVLDRFGLPQPDLLDGGPLFLALSNIAVWGGTGFNMIVIYTALRAIPVEVYEAAKLDGATPLQIALKIKIPMVAPSLVLTFFFSIIATLQVFNEPTTLKPLTNSVSTTWSPLMKVYQDAFVNGDIHSAAAQAALIALATLVLSFGFLRAANRRNKQEAAR; encoded by the coding sequence GTGACATCCCCGGCACGTGGGAAGGCGTACGGGGTCGAAGGGGCCCCGTACGCCCGCCCGTCCCGCACCTCCGCACTCAGGCGCACCCGGAGCGCCCCCTTCCTCTTCCTGATCCCCGCGACGGTTCTCTTCCTGCTCTTCTTCGCGCTGCCCATCGGGTACGCGATCTGGCTCAGCTTCCGCAAGGTGCGGGTGTCCGGGCTCGGCCTGGGCGCTGGTGCCCGCAAGGAGGTCTGGGCCGGCCTGGAGAACTACACCGCCGCCCTCTCCGACAGCGAGTTGCTGGACGGCGCGCTGCGCGTGCTCGGCTACGGCTGCATCGTGGTGCCGGTGATGCTGGGGCTCGCCCTGGTGTTCGCGTTGACGCTGGACTCCGAGAGGGTGCGGCTCGCGCCCTTCACCCGGCTCGCGATCTTCCTGCCGTACGCCATACCCGGCGTGATCGCGGCGCTGCTGTGGGGCTTCCTGTACCTGCCCGACGTGAGCCCGTTCTACTTCGTGCTCGACAGGTTCGGCCTGCCGCAGCCGGACCTGCTGGACGGCGGTCCGCTGTTCCTCGCCCTGTCGAACATCGCGGTGTGGGGCGGCACCGGCTTCAACATGATCGTCATCTACACCGCGCTGCGGGCCATCCCGGTCGAGGTGTACGAGGCGGCGAAGCTGGACGGCGCCACGCCCCTGCAGATCGCGTTGAAGATCAAGATCCCGATGGTCGCGCCGTCGCTGGTGCTCACCTTCTTCTTCTCGATCATCGCGACCCTCCAGGTGTTCAACGAACCGACCACGCTGAAGCCGCTCACCAACTCCGTGTCCACCACCTGGAGTCCGCTGATGAAGGTGTACCAGGACGCCTTCGTCAACGGTGACATCCACTCGGCCGCCGCCCAGGCCGCCCTCATCGCGCTCGCCACCCTGGTGCTCTCCTTCGGCTTCCTGCGGGCCGCGAACCGACGCAACAAGCAGGAGGCGGCCCGATGA
- a CDS encoding ABC transporter substrate-binding protein, which produces MRYTIHRRLVSSAIAVTLGATTLAACGSSSDDDGGARSGPVSLTYWTWAPGMDKVVDLWNEGPGKKKQIKVTVKKQASGDTLVTKILTAHKAGKAPDLVQAEYQALPTLVSNDALADISKDVGDAKSKFADGVWQQTTLGTDAVYAVPQDIGPMMFYYREDLFKKYGLTVPTTWDEFAETARELKKESPETDLTTFSANDSGLFAGLAQQAGAQWWSTSDDQWKVGISDDATKKVAEFWGGLVKEGAIDNQPMYTPAWNKALNTGKQIAWVSAVWAPGTLSTAAPDTKGKWAMAPLPQWTEEENRTGSWGGSSTGVTTDSENKEAAAEFAAWLNTDGDALNALAKESGIYPASTSAQLSGAFTTPPEYFSNQPDFYQKAAGIAQTTAPSAWGPNVNVAYTTFKDAFGAAAKNKSDFVAAVDSMQRDTVADLKKQGFEVAP; this is translated from the coding sequence ATGCGATACACGATCCACCGTCGCCTCGTGAGTTCCGCCATAGCGGTCACGCTCGGCGCCACCACGCTGGCCGCGTGCGGCTCGTCGTCGGACGACGACGGCGGGGCCCGGTCCGGTCCGGTCTCACTGACGTACTGGACCTGGGCCCCGGGCATGGACAAGGTCGTGGACCTGTGGAACGAGGGCCCCGGCAAGAAAAAGCAGATCAAGGTCACGGTGAAGAAGCAGGCGTCCGGCGACACGCTGGTCACCAAGATCCTCACCGCGCACAAGGCGGGCAAGGCCCCGGACCTGGTGCAGGCGGAGTACCAGGCGCTGCCCACACTGGTCAGCAATGACGCGCTCGCCGACATCTCGAAGGACGTGGGCGACGCGAAGAGCAAGTTCGCGGACGGCGTCTGGCAGCAGACCACGCTCGGCACCGACGCGGTGTACGCGGTCCCGCAGGACATCGGACCGATGATGTTCTACTACCGCGAGGACCTGTTCAAGAAGTACGGCCTGACGGTGCCGACGACCTGGGACGAGTTCGCGGAGACCGCGCGGGAGCTCAAGAAGGAGTCCCCGGAGACGGACCTGACCACGTTCTCCGCCAACGACTCGGGCCTGTTCGCGGGGCTGGCCCAGCAGGCCGGCGCGCAGTGGTGGAGCACGTCGGACGACCAGTGGAAGGTCGGCATCTCCGACGACGCGACCAAGAAGGTCGCCGAGTTCTGGGGCGGCCTGGTCAAGGAGGGTGCGATCGACAACCAGCCGATGTACACCCCCGCCTGGAACAAGGCGCTCAACACCGGCAAGCAGATCGCGTGGGTCAGCGCCGTGTGGGCGCCGGGCACCCTGAGCACGGCCGCGCCCGACACCAAGGGCAAGTGGGCCATGGCCCCGCTCCCCCAGTGGACCGAGGAGGAGAACCGCACCGGCAGCTGGGGCGGCTCCTCCACCGGCGTCACCACCGACTCCGAGAACAAGGAGGCCGCCGCCGAGTTCGCCGCCTGGCTGAACACCGACGGCGACGCCCTGAACGCGCTGGCGAAGGAGAGCGGCATCTATCCCGCCTCCACCTCGGCCCAGCTCAGCGGCGCCTTCACCACCCCACCGGAGTACTTCTCCAACCAGCCCGACTTCTACCAGAAGGCCGCCGGGATCGCGCAGACCACCGCGCCGTCCGCCTGGGGCCCGAACGTCAACGTGGCGTACACGACGTTCAAGGACGCCTTCGGTGCCGCGGCGAAGAACAAGTCCGACTTCGTCGCGGCCGTGGACAGCATGCAGCGGGACACGGTCGCCGACCTGAAGAAGCAGGGCTTCGAGGTCGCTCCGTGA
- a CDS encoding carbohydrate ABC transporter permease, translated as MSSVALNKAEPVAGTVPGTGRGPARPRRIALVPTLTLLLGALYCLLPVVWVVIASTKSGSELFSTFTFWPGTGFTENLSDLNAYRDGVYWEWMGNSALYAGLGALLSTCVSAVSGYALAVYRFRGRETLFNVLLAGVLMPPVILAVPQYLLLAQADLTDSYLSVLLPQILSPYGVYLARIYAAASVPSDVVEAGRMDGAGEWRIFTRVALPMMLPGLVTVFLFQFVAIWNNFLLPFIMLSDDEKFPITLGLYTLLEQGASTPALYTLVITGAFLAVFPLVALFLVVQRFWSLDLLSGAVKS; from the coding sequence ATGAGTTCCGTGGCCCTGAACAAGGCCGAGCCCGTGGCCGGCACCGTCCCGGGCACCGGTCGCGGCCCGGCGCGGCCCCGCCGCATCGCCCTGGTCCCCACCCTGACACTCCTGCTCGGCGCGCTGTACTGCCTGCTGCCGGTGGTCTGGGTGGTCATCGCGTCGACCAAATCCGGCAGCGAGCTGTTCTCCACGTTCACGTTCTGGCCCGGCACCGGCTTCACCGAGAACCTCTCGGACCTGAACGCCTACCGCGACGGCGTCTACTGGGAGTGGATGGGCAACTCCGCCCTGTACGCCGGCCTCGGCGCCCTGCTGTCGACGTGCGTGTCGGCGGTCAGCGGCTACGCGCTGGCGGTCTACCGCTTCCGGGGCCGCGAGACGCTGTTCAACGTGCTGCTCGCGGGCGTCCTGATGCCGCCGGTGATCCTCGCCGTCCCGCAGTATCTGCTGCTCGCCCAGGCGGACCTCACGGACTCCTACCTCTCCGTGCTGCTGCCGCAGATCCTCTCCCCGTACGGCGTCTACCTGGCGCGGATCTACGCCGCGGCGTCGGTGCCGTCCGACGTGGTGGAGGCCGGGCGGATGGACGGCGCGGGCGAGTGGCGGATCTTCACCCGGGTCGCGCTGCCGATGATGCTGCCCGGACTGGTGACGGTCTTCCTGTTCCAGTTCGTCGCGATCTGGAACAACTTCCTGCTGCCGTTCATCATGCTCAGCGACGACGAGAAGTTCCCGATCACGCTCGGTCTGTACACGCTCCTCGAACAGGGTGCCAGCACCCCGGCGTTGTACACCCTGGTGATCACCGGGGCATTCCTCGCGGTGTTCCCGCTGGTCGCCCTCTTCCTGGTCGTCCAGCGGTTCTGGAGCCTGGATCTGCTGTCCGGGGCCGTAAAGTCATGA
- a CDS encoding LacI family DNA-binding transcriptional regulator, whose amino-acid sequence MTMSNTGSRRKPPTIHDVAREAGVSRGTVSRVLNGGHYVSPSAAEAVNAAIRRTGYVVNRHARSLITGRSDSVGFLLTEPQERFFEDPNFNVLLRGCTQALAAHDIPLLLMIAGTQAERRRIVRYITAGHVDGVLLVSSHSGDPVAEELRAAGVPLVACGKPIGLGSKVSYVAADDRDGARDMVRHLLGLGRRRVGVVTGPLDTPGGVERLAGYKEVLAEAGTAIDERLIVSGDYSRASGEAGAERLLAGAPDLDAVFVASDLMAQGVLTALHRAGRRVPQDVAVGGFDDSRAAVSTSPGLTTIRQPWDRISSEMVRVLLAQVGGEDPATVILPTELVKRESA is encoded by the coding sequence ATGACCATGAGCAACACGGGGAGCAGGCGCAAGCCGCCGACGATCCACGACGTGGCGCGTGAGGCCGGTGTCTCGCGCGGCACCGTCTCACGCGTGCTCAACGGCGGCCACTACGTCAGCCCGTCCGCGGCGGAGGCGGTCAACGCCGCGATCCGCAGGACGGGGTACGTGGTGAACCGGCACGCCCGCTCGCTGATCACCGGCCGGTCCGACTCGGTGGGCTTCCTGCTGACGGAGCCGCAGGAGCGGTTCTTCGAGGATCCCAACTTCAATGTCCTGCTGCGTGGTTGCACACAGGCGCTGGCCGCGCACGACATTCCGCTGCTGCTGATGATCGCCGGTACACAGGCCGAACGGCGGCGCATCGTGCGGTACATCACCGCCGGGCACGTCGACGGGGTGCTGCTGGTCTCCAGCCACTCGGGCGATCCGGTGGCCGAGGAGCTGCGGGCGGCGGGCGTTCCGCTGGTCGCGTGCGGCAAGCCGATCGGGCTGGGTTCCAAGGTGAGTTACGTGGCCGCGGACGACCGGGACGGCGCCCGCGACATGGTGCGTCATCTGCTGGGACTGGGCCGGCGCAGGGTGGGCGTGGTGACAGGACCGCTCGACACCCCGGGCGGCGTGGAGCGTCTCGCCGGGTACAAGGAGGTGCTCGCCGAGGCCGGCACCGCGATCGACGAGCGGCTCATCGTCTCCGGCGACTACAGCAGGGCCAGCGGCGAGGCGGGCGCTGAGCGCCTGCTGGCAGGGGCGCCCGACCTGGACGCCGTGTTCGTCGCCTCGGACCTGATGGCGCAGGGCGTGCTGACGGCACTGCACCGCGCGGGACGCCGGGTGCCCCAGGACGTGGCGGTCGGCGGCTTCGACGACTCCCGGGCCGCCGTCTCCACCAGCCCCGGCCTGACCACGATCCGCCAGCCATGGGACCGCATCAGCTCCGAGATGGTGCGGGTTCTGCTCGCCCAGGTGGGCGGCGAGGACCCGGCCACGGTGATCCTCCCGACGGAGCTGGTGAAGCGCGAGTCGGCATAG
- a CDS encoding glyceraldehyde-3-phosphate dehydrogenase, with translation MTVNEDSFTSWKHREEIAESMIPIIGKLHRERDVTVLLHSRSLVNKSVVSILKTHRFARQISGQELSVTETLPFLQALTALDLGPSQIDLGLLAATYRTDDRALSVAEFTAEAVAGATGAHKIDRREPRDVVLYGFGRIGRLLARLLIEKSGSGNGLRLRAVVVRRGGEQDIVKRASLLRRDSVHGQFQGTITVDEANSTIVANGNTIKVIYADDPSQLDYTAYGIKNAILIDNTGRWRDREGLSQHLRPGVDKVVLTAPGKGDVPNIVHGVNHDTLKPDEQILSCASCTTNAIVPPLKAMADEYGVLRGHVETVHSFTNDQNLLDNYHKSERRGRSAPLNMVITETGAASAVAKALPDLDATITGSSIRVPVPNVSIAILNLQLGRATDRAEVLEYLRDVSLTSPLKRQIDFISAPDAVSSDFIGSRHASIVDAGALKVEGDNAILYLWYDNEFGYSSQVVRVVQYVSGVEYPTFPAPAP, from the coding sequence GTGACTGTCAATGAAGACTCGTTCACCAGTTGGAAGCACCGCGAGGAGATCGCGGAGTCGATGATCCCGATCATCGGGAAGCTGCACCGCGAGCGGGACGTCACCGTCCTGCTGCACAGCCGCTCCCTGGTGAACAAGTCGGTGGTCTCGATCCTCAAGACCCACCGCTTCGCCCGTCAGATCTCCGGCCAGGAGCTGTCGGTCACCGAGACGCTGCCCTTCCTCCAGGCGCTCACCGCACTCGACCTCGGTCCGTCCCAGATCGACCTCGGTCTGCTCGCCGCGACCTACCGGACCGACGACCGCGCACTGTCGGTGGCGGAGTTCACCGCCGAGGCCGTGGCCGGAGCAACCGGCGCCCACAAGATCGACCGCCGTGAGCCGCGCGACGTCGTCCTCTACGGCTTCGGCCGCATCGGCCGGCTCCTCGCCCGCCTGCTCATCGAGAAGTCCGGCTCCGGCAACGGCCTGCGGCTGCGCGCCGTCGTGGTCCGCCGGGGCGGCGAGCAGGACATCGTCAAGCGCGCCTCCCTGCTGCGTCGCGACTCCGTGCACGGCCAGTTCCAGGGCACGATCACCGTGGACGAGGCGAACAGCACGATCGTCGCCAACGGCAACACCATCAAGGTGATCTACGCCGACGACCCGTCGCAGCTGGACTACACGGCGTACGGCATCAAGAACGCCATCCTCATCGACAACACCGGCAGGTGGCGCGACCGCGAGGGCCTCTCGCAGCACCTGCGCCCCGGTGTCGACAAGGTCGTGCTGACCGCGCCCGGCAAGGGCGACGTGCCCAACATCGTGCACGGCGTCAACCACGACACCCTCAAGCCGGACGAGCAGATCCTTTCCTGTGCCTCCTGCACCACCAACGCGATCGTCCCGCCGCTCAAGGCGATGGCGGACGAGTACGGTGTGCTGCGCGGCCACGTGGAGACCGTCCACTCGTTCACCAACGACCAGAACCTGCTGGACAACTACCACAAGTCCGAACGCCGCGGCCGTTCCGCGCCGCTGAACATGGTGATCACCGAGACGGGTGCCGCCTCCGCCGTCGCCAAGGCACTGCCCGACCTCGACGCGACGATCACCGGCAGCTCGATCCGGGTTCCGGTGCCGAACGTCTCCATCGCGATCCTCAACCTCCAGCTGGGCCGCGCGACCGACCGCGCCGAAGTACTCGAGTACCTCCGCGATGTGTCGCTCACCTCGCCGCTGAAGCGCCAGATCGACTTCATCAGCGCCCCCGACGCGGTCTCCAGCGACTTCATCGGCTCGCGGCACGCCTCGATCGTCGACGCCGGCGCCCTCAAGGTCGAGGGCGACAACGCGATCCTGTACCTCTGGTACGACAACGAGTTCGGCTACTCCTCCCAGGTCGTCCGGGTCGTCCAGTACGTCTCCGGCGTGGAGTACCCGACCTTCCCGGCGCCGGCTCCCTGA